DNA sequence from the Halococcus salifodinae DSM 8989 genome:
GAGCGGGTACAGCAGCGCGAGTCCTCGCTTCGTCCCGAGCAGATCGAGCACGTAGTGGGTCGCCACGCCGATCCACACCAGTTCGAGGTTGTCGAAGTAGAGCGGGTACGCGACGAACAGCCCGAGCGTCGCGAGGTTGTGGAACGTCTTCCGATGGCTCCCGAACGCGGTGTCGATATCGGGGACCAGCGCCCCGAGCACCACCGGGACCGCGAACCCGACGACCGCGCGCGCGGTGGCGGCGTCGCCGGCAGGATGGGCGAGATACGCGAGTCCGACGCTCAACACGAGCGCGTTCAGGACGTGGCCCTTCTTGTTCATCGTCCGGATGCCTCCTGACTCATCGTGACCGACAACTCATCCCGTTCATCGAATACCCCGACGCCCGGCAGCGGTTAAGCCGTGTCGTTCGAGTTCGGGTTCCGGCGCTCATCGAGCTGTTCGAGCACCGCCCTGAGCGCGCGCTCGGCGATTTTTCGCTTGACCTCGCGGCGCGACCCCTCGAAAACATGGTGTTCGGTCGCCGCAGCCGAGTCGCCAGTTCCCCATCCGCCGGCGTAGGCGACGCCGACATGAACTGTGCCGACGGGTTTCTCGTCGGTGCCGCCGTCGGGCCCCGCGATCCCGGTCGTGGCGACGCCCCACGTCGTGTCGGCGGTGTCGCGCGCGCCGCGTGCCATCGCGCGAGCGACCGGCGCGCTGACCGCGCCGTGGGCATCCAAATCTTCGCGCGGAACGGCGAGCAGCGCGCGCTTGGCCCGCGAGGAGTAGGTCACGAGCGAGCGATCGAAGTAGTCGCTCGATCCCGGGACGTCGGTGAGCAGCGAGCCGACCAGTCCCCCAGTACACGACTCTGCGACCGCGATCGTCGCGTCGGTCTCCCGGAGTGCGTCGCCGAGGCGCTCCTCAATCGGTGGTTCGTTCGGGTCCTGGGCCATGTGCGATCAGTCGTTCCTCTCGGACAAGAGACCGGTGGTCGGGTGAGATTCAGAGGAGCGGTGGCGCGCGGCTGCGCCGAGCGGGACGGCTCTGTCGTCCCGCTGGCCGTGCGAACGGGCCATGCGCGGCGCTACGCGCCGCGAATTCGAGGCGGCGAAACCGCCTCGCGCCGCCCGTGAGCAGACGCCGTTTATCGGCGCGCAACTCTCGTGCGAGGGATGACTGAGTGAGTGAACGAGCGAAGGAATCGGTTGGGGTGGCGTGTGGCCTACGTTTCTCATTTGTGACGGGATTCGTCTGGCATGCGAGGCGACAGTAGCGTTGGAGACTGCGAGTGGTCCCTGAACACCTTGAGCGACAGAGCATCGAGGCGAAAGACCGAGTACGGGCCGGGCCAGTACACGAGTATGAACTACGAGACGCCGCAGTTCTTCCGGGTGATGCAGTACGCGGCGGCCGCCGACCGCGACGTGATCGACATGGTGAGCGGCAACCCCGACTGGGAGGCCCCCGCCGGGATCGCCGAGGGACTCCACGAGTACGCCGATCTCGGTGGGACGGACTACCAGTACCCGCCGAGCGAGGGGCTGGCCGAACTCCGCAAGGAAACCGCCGCCAGGCGAAACGTCGAACCCGAGTCGGTGATCGTCACGAACGGTGCGGGCGAGGCGAACCATCTCGCGCTGGCGGCGGCGCTCGATCGCGATGCGGGCTCGGAAGTA
Encoded proteins:
- a CDS encoding metal-dependent hydrolase, which translates into the protein MNKKGHVLNALVLSVGLAYLAHPAGDAATARAVVGFAVPVVLGALVPDIDTAFGSHRKTFHNLATLGLFVAYPLYFDNLELVWIGVATHYVLDLLGTKRGLALLYPLDSTEFDLPVGVRVSSRYATVVVLLITGVEIAVAAVLAADAPQQLFTDGLRAAGVF
- a CDS encoding CinA family protein; protein product: MAQDPNEPPIEERLGDALRETDATIAVAESCTGGLVGSLLTDVPGSSDYFDRSLVTYSSRAKRALLAVPREDLDAHGAVSAPVARAMARGARDTADTTWGVATTGIAGPDGGTDEKPVGTVHVGVAYAGGWGTGDSAAATEHHVFEGSRREVKRKIAERALRAVLEQLDERRNPNSNDTA